The proteins below come from a single Tachypleus tridentatus isolate NWPU-2018 chromosome 13, ASM421037v1, whole genome shotgun sequence genomic window:
- the LOC143236869 gene encoding uncharacterized protein LOC143236869 isoform X2, producing the protein MERNHLQASSEKNVSTRPLSAWEKRRMYSQQLYQKNKSCINQHVRNTLVLKNNQCASMTKESKYRKLDSTDEQKMKRNPSKHKINGSFTISCGKADINDKNVHLDTNLSKTEAAELSSPNLSTRGTEDIYTGYPSNDNRSSSNSKKRRRTSTYEKNKVLVNSSEDSEVKMFPHELTSSAKKRQRLSTYEKKSQEWNVENSNKYQKNAFSCRNSKSSLKKQRSSIYDKETNDKSGKKKNITLKDSAQLETKKKAGIKSQRCSSKSQYVRMTPPKPGGGSGTLVGTSIIKRNLKPKMSGMHIPSANCTKIGSDLIKTETSIHLGSNMHIPLDPIPKNLPVKERLRVWKERKQQTEYNRLQNIQTQKLKRQSAIPAETKPQQLPAPQKHTTIAHSGLSKHTRSQTTQ; encoded by the exons ATGGAAAGAAATCACCTGCAAGCTTCatctgaaaaaaatgtttctacaaGGCCATTATCAGCATGGGAGAAAAGACGGATGTATTCCCAACAATT GTATCAGAAGAATAAATCTTGCATTAATCAGCACGTAAGAAACACTCTAGTTCTGAAGAACAATCAATGTGCTTCTATGACCAAAGAATCTAAATATCGTAAGTTAGATTCAACTGATGAGCAGAAGATGAAGAGAAATccttcaaaacataaaataaatggatCATTTACTATTTCTTGTGGTAAAGcagatataaatgataaaaatgtacatttagaTACTAATTTGTCTAAAACTGAAGCAGCAGAGTTGTCAAGTCCTAATCTAAGTACTCGTGGTACAGAAGATATATACACTGGGTACCCATCTAACGATAACAGAAGCAGCTCTAATTCCAAGAAACGACGCAGAACATctacttatgaaaaaaataaagttttagttaACTCTTCTGAAGATTCAGAAGTTAAAATGTTTCCGCATGAATTGACTTCATCAGCAAAGAAGAGACAAAGACTTTCAACTTATGAAAAGAAAAGCCAAGAGTGGAATGTTGAAAACTCTAACAAATATCAAAAGAATGCATTTTCCTGTAGAAATTCTAAATCTTCACTGAAGAAGCAAAGATCTTCCATATATGATAAAGAAACTAATGATAAaagtggaaagaaaaaaaacattacccTCAAGGATTCTGCTCAGTTAGAAACTAAGAAAAAAGCAGGAATTAAGTCACAAAGGTGTAGTTCAAAATCACAATATGTAAGAATGACACCTCCAAAACCTGGTGGTGGTAGTGGAACATTAGTTGGAACTTCTATTATCAAAAGAAATTTAAAGCCAAAGATGAGTGGAATGCATATCCCTTCAGCAAACTGCACTAAGATTGGCTCTGATTTGATCAAAACAGAAACTTCTATACATCTAGGTTCTAATATGCATATCCCATTGGATCCAATTCCTAAAAATCTACCTGTCAA gGAACGACTTAGGGTATGGAAAGAAAGGAAACAACAAACTGAATACAATAGGCTTCAAAATATTCAAACTCAAAAGCTAAAAAG GCAAAGTGCAATTCCAGCTGAAACAAAACCTCAGCAACTTCCAGCTCCCCAGAAACATACTACAATTGCACATAGTGGCCTTTCAAAACATACAAGAAGTCAAACAACCCAGTAA
- the LOC143236869 gene encoding uncharacterized protein LOC143236869 isoform X1, protein MAPSRNRGRSVISENKNFSKRSNCFRRITDNLGNRTMERNHLQASSEKNVSTRPLSAWEKRRMYSQQLYQKNKSCINQHVRNTLVLKNNQCASMTKESKYRKLDSTDEQKMKRNPSKHKINGSFTISCGKADINDKNVHLDTNLSKTEAAELSSPNLSTRGTEDIYTGYPSNDNRSSSNSKKRRRTSTYEKNKVLVNSSEDSEVKMFPHELTSSAKKRQRLSTYEKKSQEWNVENSNKYQKNAFSCRNSKSSLKKQRSSIYDKETNDKSGKKKNITLKDSAQLETKKKAGIKSQRCSSKSQYVRMTPPKPGGGSGTLVGTSIIKRNLKPKMSGMHIPSANCTKIGSDLIKTETSIHLGSNMHIPLDPIPKNLPVKERLRVWKERKQQTEYNRLQNIQTQKLKRQSAIPAETKPQQLPAPQKHTTIAHSGLSKHTRSQTTQ, encoded by the exons GCAATAGAACAATGGAAAGAAATCACCTGCAAGCTTCatctgaaaaaaatgtttctacaaGGCCATTATCAGCATGGGAGAAAAGACGGATGTATTCCCAACAATT GTATCAGAAGAATAAATCTTGCATTAATCAGCACGTAAGAAACACTCTAGTTCTGAAGAACAATCAATGTGCTTCTATGACCAAAGAATCTAAATATCGTAAGTTAGATTCAACTGATGAGCAGAAGATGAAGAGAAATccttcaaaacataaaataaatggatCATTTACTATTTCTTGTGGTAAAGcagatataaatgataaaaatgtacatttagaTACTAATTTGTCTAAAACTGAAGCAGCAGAGTTGTCAAGTCCTAATCTAAGTACTCGTGGTACAGAAGATATATACACTGGGTACCCATCTAACGATAACAGAAGCAGCTCTAATTCCAAGAAACGACGCAGAACATctacttatgaaaaaaataaagttttagttaACTCTTCTGAAGATTCAGAAGTTAAAATGTTTCCGCATGAATTGACTTCATCAGCAAAGAAGAGACAAAGACTTTCAACTTATGAAAAGAAAAGCCAAGAGTGGAATGTTGAAAACTCTAACAAATATCAAAAGAATGCATTTTCCTGTAGAAATTCTAAATCTTCACTGAAGAAGCAAAGATCTTCCATATATGATAAAGAAACTAATGATAAaagtggaaagaaaaaaaacattacccTCAAGGATTCTGCTCAGTTAGAAACTAAGAAAAAAGCAGGAATTAAGTCACAAAGGTGTAGTTCAAAATCACAATATGTAAGAATGACACCTCCAAAACCTGGTGGTGGTAGTGGAACATTAGTTGGAACTTCTATTATCAAAAGAAATTTAAAGCCAAAGATGAGTGGAATGCATATCCCTTCAGCAAACTGCACTAAGATTGGCTCTGATTTGATCAAAACAGAAACTTCTATACATCTAGGTTCTAATATGCATATCCCATTGGATCCAATTCCTAAAAATCTACCTGTCAA gGAACGACTTAGGGTATGGAAAGAAAGGAAACAACAAACTGAATACAATAGGCTTCAAAATATTCAAACTCAAAAGCTAAAAAG GCAAAGTGCAATTCCAGCTGAAACAAAACCTCAGCAACTTCCAGCTCCCCAGAAACATACTACAATTGCACATAGTGGCCTTTCAAAACATACAAGAAGTCAAACAACCCAGTAA
- the LOC143236216 gene encoding uncharacterized protein LOC143236216 — MLVAPVKNKDLEKTRQKTSLLEEQSQGISQKKKSVSKMRNLATTQGLLSTTYEDFKKDKGVTTVKSNLGIMEKTCNEKVQLDTPKCRSLTFIKDRPTPGITKVTLSGFEGNGARNANNSDTSSKETNKFCNNNNITKFELQNKRKGNQLVRHSISHLYRKGQLCQVKNNKRKTISSLPIKEEPKVMNNGTENFVEGNKEQKATILRSGRSKQKNVSFYLQDDKLDMSSHKLPKTPKKIHVIVAVEVEIGLGRSQYWFQWNFSNPLDDLSQGWPPAHSDLHLFTAVKLVEKHSLHINIFRQMLPFPRIIKDKVFPITDTYIALVISFQTSKRKKSLHTSPALKVVSNRIEEEENIPPSSDLLGSSPVLRPRTPVKTVVGVSVEKTLTELKSLLEEGHPPSYISNWLDEVVKHVPFSESTVQFWECRALVAEKNGDYETAVEILNTALDKGVEPVEDLKSVVSSLRARIASRDEKEDTTEENMIKLDRTPKSVADLSASKKKRLITTTPRQPLVDKANMFESTLIQYSLSHHKPLFERISENLDIKAIVTPVRRSSRLSVAPLSEKRSQETSLKSLTELPFEDREKVFFYHNDALGEKDFE, encoded by the exons ATGTTGGTAGCTCCAGTAAAAAATAAAGATCTGgagaaaacaagacaaaaaacatcTTTGTTGGAAGAGCAGAGCCAAGGGATTTCTCAAAAGAAGAAATCAGTATCTAAAATGAGAAATTTAGCAACTACCCAGGGATTATTATCTACAACTTATGAAGATTTCAAGAAAGATAAAGGAGTAACAACTGTGAAATCTAATCTTGGTATTATGGAAAAGACTTGTAATGAAAAAGTTCAACTGGATACACCTAAATGTCGATCATTAACTTTCATCAAAGACAGACCTACACCTGGCATCACAAAGGTCACACTCTCTGGTTTTGAAGGAAATGGAGCTAGAAATGCAAATAATTCTGATACTAGCTCAAAGGAAACAAATaagttttgtaacaataataatatcacaAAGTTTGAACTTCAAAACAAGAGAAAGGGTAATCAGCTTGTTCGTCATAGTATAAGCCATTTGTACCGGAAAGGACAACTTTGTCAGGTAAAGAATAATAAACGTAAAACAATTTCCTCACTCCCAATTAAAGAAGAGCCCAAAGTAATGAATAACGGAACAGAAAATTTTGTAGAAGGAAATAAGGAGCAGAAAGCAACAATTCTAAGAAGTGGAAGATCTAAACAAAAGAATGTATCTTTTTATTTACAAGATGATAAACTGGACATGTCATCCCATAAACTTCCAAAAACTCCA aaaaaaatacatgtaattgTGGCAGTAGAAGTAGAAATTGGTCTGGGCAGGAGTCAGTACTGGTTTCAG TGGAACTTCTCTAATCCCTTGGATGACCTTAGTCAGGGCTGGCCTCCAGCTCATTCAGATTTACATTTATTCACAGCTGTCAAGTTGGTTGAGAAGCACTCTCTCCATATCAACATTTTTAGACAGATGTTACCCT TTCCAAGG ATAATAAAGGACAAAGTATTTCCCATTACCGACACCTACATTGCTTTGGTCATCAGCTTTCAGACTTCAAAAAGAAAGAAGTCTCTTCATACAAGCCCAGCTCTTAAAGTAGTATCCAATAGGATAGAAGAGGAGGAGAATATTCCTCCATCTTCTGACTTACTGGGGAGCTCACCTGTACTAAGG ccaAGAACTCCAGTGAAGACAGTTGTTGGTGTTAGTGTGGAAAAAACTCTAACTGAATTAAAATCATTGCTGGAAGAG ggTCACCCACCATCATACATCAGCAATTGGTTAGATGAAGTTGTTAAACATGTTCCATTTAGTGAGAGTACTGTACAGTTCTGGGAATGTCGAGCTCTAGTTGCAGAAAAGAATGGAGATTATGAAACTgctgttgaaatattaaacacGGCTTTGGATAAAGGAGTAGAG CCAGTAGAAGATTTGAAGTCGGTAGTTTCTTCTTTGAGGGCCCGCATTGCTTCACGGGATGAAAAAGAAGATACAACAgaagaaaatatgataaaattagaTAGAACTCCAAAATCAGTCGCAGATCTATCAgcaagtaaaaagaaaagattAATAACCACTACACCCAGGCAGCCTTTGGTAGACAAAGCTAATATGTTTGAGTCTACTTTGATTCAATATAGCTTGTCTCATCATAAGCCCTTGTTTGAAAG AATTTCTGAGAATCTTGACATTAAGGCAATTGTGACACCTGTAAGAAGATCATCTCGTCTATCTGTAGCTCCCTTGTCAGAGAAAAGATCTCAGGAAACATCCTTGAAATCTTTAACTGAATTACCATTTGAAGACAgagagaaagtttttttttatcataatgatGCTCTTGGTGAAaaggattttgaataa